TCCCAAAAGAATCCAATTGTGACCCAAGCCACTATGGGTGGTTTTGGCATTTGGATGTCAATTGGTGGCTGATTGCAAGTGAACATATGTGTGAAACGGTGATAAAAACATGGATATTTAGTGACATTATCTGATTCGCCGAGGAACTATATGTTGAATCATAGTACGTGCTGCTGGTACTCAAACATATCAGTCGGACTGAACGGAGGAGGATGGAAGATATAAAATGCATGCTATTTAAACAACCGTGTGACTAGGGAAAAACCAGAAGGCTCGTTTTATCATTAACCTGAAGAGGGATTGAAAATATACAGGCTGAACTTCAGTGAACTGCTGCTTTAATGCAGGAAGTCTGcatatgcataaattaaatgcacatgtGACGCATTTCAAAGACGTTTAGCATTTGTATACAGACTCAATTAGCTTTTGAcccactgagagaaaaaaaagtgataaaacaACATTCACTCTACCACAACTCAATCGCACATCTGGTGTTAGAAAATCCCTACAACATTTTTAGTGTTAAAATCTATGACATTTGTTATCTATTTGTACTTGCATCAGAAAAAATTAAGGAACAGGGGCCAGAATGATTTCACAATTTTGAGGCAAGAGCTGTGTCAGATTATTATTAgtttgatgatttttttctttgcacataaCATGATGAAATTCCTTGATCTCTTTATTAATTTTACACACCTCACTAATCCAAAACTACCCAAATGATATGGTACTCGGATTAAACGAATTCTGCATTGGTTACTtttctggtttgtttttgttacatCCGCAATGCATGCTTGCAGTGATCCCCTCTTGGAATTTACAAGGCCAACTTGCCTACGATGACACCCACGAcaaaaaacagcacaattagagCGATCACCCTGGTGCTCAGCCCCTCCTCCTTCACTCTCATCGCTGGAGATGAGTGCGGAGCGGACATTACTGTGCTCTTCCTCATCCGCAGACCATCATCTTCCTGCTGGGGAGGCGATATAGAGGGGAAGTGGAGAGAGAAATGAAGATAGTTAGATGACAGAAATAAATTGGCCCTGTGCTGGTCTCAATAAACAAGGAGCAGTAATGGTCCCCAGGTGCAGGTTATCTTCAGTTCTGTCTCTCAAATGTTTAAACACTATGGTGAATGAGCACATAAGTCATGTGGTCGATCAGTATGTGTTGTTCACTGGCAGATACTTATTGTCAATACCTAGAGAGCAGGATGGCAGATATTAATAGTGCATTTCTTAAAGGCAGCCTGAACACTGACAAACGGCAAAGTTGTCGTGAAAAACCTAAAATACCGTTTTTGGCACAAGTAATAACCACTTTAAAGATAAGACAAAATGATGTCTGTAATTAGATTTAAGACGGCATCTAGAGAAAGTGCAACCTTAAAGCACATTATAaaacgtatttatttttttgactttttatcatttttattgtgTCTAAAATCAAGTTAGGTAATGAAGTGATCATACAAGAATTGGCCGAAAAGCATCTGTGTGTAAAACCCACATTTAACTTCTCTTTCCAGtcatgtgtattgtgaaaagctctatacaaataagtttgaattgatttatttgaagtatacttaatataaattcaattCTGTTctatacactatcattcaaaagtttcactgaagactggagtgatggcaGCTGGACATTCAGCTTTGCACCacagaaattaaattacagtttaaaatatattaaaatagaaaaagacaaATTCAGCCTCTGTGAGCATTACGAGACGAGACATTAAAAACTGTTACCAACCCTAGTCTTctaaactgtagtgtatataaCGTAATATTACTCGGACAATTGAAAATAGAAAACAAGAATCTGATGTTTTATGACTACTGCTGCTGACATTTGTGAGAATGCAATCAGCAATTATGCTCACCCTGATCTGTTTGTTCTCCTCTCGTAGCCGCTGCACCTCCGTCTGCAGTCTTTTACATTCCTCCATGATCTTCTTCACCTCTCCATCATCCAGACTGACCATGGACTTCATGGACAATGTGGATGATTCCGACTTTGATAGACTGGAGGATATCTTATTGCTTTCCATTTCATGCTGTGGCCACAATCAGGTttacacgcgcgcacacacacacacacacacagagagagaacgaATCATGAGCAAATGCATCCAAAAAAAGAGTCAAGAATCTGTTTTGCTTATTAGTTTTAGATGAGGACGCCAGGCCTGCTGTCATTGTCTTTTCACACACTGCCTAGAGCTCAGTGCTAACATGAGCAAGAACATGAAAACCCATCCACTCACTGTTTTCTCATTTTCAGAGGGCATCTCAAAGACACATCTCAGCTTGGAGTCCATCAGATCCTCGGGCTTGGCGTCCTTccactgcatgagagaagaaCAACATATgtaaacacatgcatacatatgaTTATGCACCAAATAAACACCTCATGAGCGGTCCACAAACCCTAGCGACCTGCTTACATACACAGAAGTTTTAGGCTCATGAAGATTTCCCAAAAGAAATGTAGCTTATAGAAAAAGTACAACAGcatattgaaaaaagaaaatatcaatCTCTGAATAATTGTAAATGCTCAATCTGCTTCAGTGTTTGAGTGCTACGTATTTCTCATGCAGAAGCTTCTCCACACACAAACTGAGCCAACTGTGAAAGTTAGCTGCATTAAATTGCACATTGAGAGAGTGTTACAAATCAGTTATTTGTGAGGTTTCATTGTAGTTATATCTTAGAAGGTATAAACCTGGGTAGGCAGCAGGCAGAGAGGCAGTCGGTTAGTTTTGGAGCCATCAACAGGAATGGTGGAAATAGCTCAGGACAGCGAATAAGTAGCCAGAACTCTGCTCTACATTCTCTCTCCGCTTCTCCATTCCTGACGTTTTCATAACCTATTTATCGTTGCATCTTTACATGCATTCACATTTTCAGCACGCTCTGTTTAGGGCGTCATTCAGAAAGCTCCTAAAGAGTTATGAACATGAGATATGGATCGTAGTTTGGGCCCCAACAAGTGTCGCTGGAGTTATGTTACACTTATTTGTATTACTTGAACAGCAATCTCACACTAATTGTATCATATGGTGTTGCTCTATGCTGAGGGTTATCGTAATATTATTGCTTACTGGCACTGCAGCACAATCTCTATGAAGCTTTTATATTGAAACactaaaatattgcaaaatacattttaatgaccAGTAATGTTATTGTtctgttaactgaaaaaaaaaaaaaaaaaaaaaaaaaaaaaaaaaatgaaaatacattaacacacgaatattagatgaaaatgtaaacttaaaaacaaacaaaaataagataTGTTGTCTTGGAAGCTAACTAAAAGAAGTACTAATATTATTAAACCTGAAATGAaaatcaaataaagcaaaaaaaaaaaaataaataataaaaatgtagtaataaaatgtaataataaaaaataaacataaaatgactCGAGCATAAACAaaaattttactttcatttagcagtttcaaaatatattttggaccAATTATAATCAGCAATGGTTTTATAATCCATTAAATATACAGGCTCCATAGTGTTAATAAAAAGGAGCACATGCGACTAAAAGCCGATGTTTCTGAACAAGTGAACGAGTGTAAAGCTTGAGAAAGCAGGTGGCATGGATCAGTACTCACCACTCCCTCAGTGTCCGTCATGTCAGGTGGAGCCAGCAGAGACTGTACCATGAACTTGTGTTTGCTTTTCTCATTCGGATCATAATCGAATGGTTGCAGCATCACTGTAGATAAACAAACACAAGAACATAAATACATACTGAACAATTCATTTAGCATTTCCCAGATTTTTTATTAACAGGATAGTCAAAAGAGGACAGGAAATAATGGGTGGATGGAGGAGGAACCGATTTGGGAAATGAGCCAGATTCAAACCTGCATGAGAACCAAAAGCTAGGCCATGGCTCCAACACAATCTCTGCATTTTAAGGAATAAGAAAACTGTAAAACTGCATGCTATTAGTATTAGTAGGAGACAAAGGCGTCTGAGCAGTCCAAATGTGATAAAATACTTGGGTGTCAAGCATTCATGTTTCACAGAAAATGATTTAGTTATTCATTGCATCTAATCCCACTACAAACATTGCTGATAAAAACTTCAGTGAGCCCAGAAGGCCAATTTTTCTTACAGCTTCTAAACAGTGTTTTTCACGTTAATAATTACACATTCAGCCTTTAACTCAAACCAGGTGTCGGTGTGAGGAAGTTCACGTCTACAACAGCACCATCCAAACGGCCATGTTTATTTGATGTCATTCCAATGAACAAAAGCTAATTTACAGCTTTTACCATGATTTCTTACACCTGGCATGCGAGGGCTCTGGCACGGTTGAAAATGGTATTAAAAGGCTGAATTCACCCCCAACACCCTTTTTAAGAGAGACAATTCAGAttcaaaagtgtatttttttaacattggGGGTGAATGTCTGTGTGATTTTGGAAAACTGCTGCTTAGTTTCATTAAAAACTAATGATCTCTTAATTTCAAAGCATCTCTTAGATGTGGCTACTACTGCAGGGCACACAGAAGGTGCATGCCAACTCCCCTGCAAGTTAAAAACCTCACTCTGGTTTTGTGTGCCATTATGGCAGTCAAGCACCATTGACATTGGGAATGTACGGTTTTGTCAGCCCCAATCTTCCCGCCTACACTTGAAAGAACAGTGTTTCacagtattttacaatattagtgttttacagtatttaatgCTGCTTTGGGTGcacataagaaacttctttaaaaaaactaaagaaaaaaaaccaaCAAATTGTTCCAAGTCCAAACTGTTGCACTGCAGAGTAGATGGCGTAATATGTACATCACAATCCAAATGACAAAAACCTTAATGTTTAGACTGAAACAATTATATGCAATTAGATCTCAAACCACATGCGAATATGAAAAACAGATTTACTGTTTTTTATCTAATGTTCAGACTACAAATAACTGATTAGACTTGAGTTGGACAAACCAAAAAATCTCATTTTTGCTGCCTGTCTAAACAAAGCCGGAGACTATATAGTCTAAGAATGAAGCGTTTTTGTTCTGAACAATAAAATGGACGGCTCCATGCTGACTGTGATTGACAGTTCTTTCTGGCAGTTCAGTAATGACACAATCCAACAGGAGGAAGGCAGAGATTTAATGCTGATTAAAGGAGGAGAGCATTCCTTCTTTAACAAAGAACATCTTTATGTCATgcttaaatgtgcaaaatatgGAAAAGGTTAGCCTGAAGATGGTTGAAAAATTACAAGAAACACaaaagataaaaacaacaaccaatGCAATCTATTTAGAATGAATCTGATTGTGTTTGGCCATTTTAATGTGATTGACCTGATAAACATCAACTAGGGTTGcatgattaatcgcgattgtgCACACATTTAgccagtaaagccagttctgtgattagcagtaaatctccTTCACTTGCTTTCAGGTGGAaaagcatttactacacagagccgtagttatctgacaagctatgcaaaatcaTGTTCGTAATCGCAGGCGATATAATTGTAGGATATGAAATCAACTAAATCGTTGGCAGCTGTTTGCGTATCTTTTTAGTGAACTatggctcggtgtagtaaatgatgctccatctgagagcatgtgaaaatacaacatttaataacatgttttaactccaaattaatttcataacgtcagtcgagtgttaaaaataaatccttctgtgagatgatgtggcttcttagaATAATTAAGGGACACAATATTTCATTGCATTCTAAGCAGTTATAATGGTTATGTCGATTAGAATTTCTTTATAGATATACT
The Carassius auratus strain Wakin chromosome 31, ASM336829v1, whole genome shotgun sequence DNA segment above includes these coding regions:
- the LOC113050272 gene encoding vesicle-associated membrane protein-associated protein B-like isoform X2, whose translation is MARQEQVLLLEPQHELRFRGPFTDVVTATLKLANPTDRNVCFKVKTTAPRRYCVRPNSGVIDAGTSINVSVMLQPFDYDPNEKSKHKFMVQSLLAPPDMTDTEGVWKDAKPEDLMDSKLRCVFEMPSENEKTHEMESNKISSSLSKSESSTLSMKSMVSLDDGEVKKIMEECKRLQTEVQRLREENKQIREDDGLRMRKSTVMSAPHSSPAMRVKEEGLSTRVIALIVLFFVVGVIVGKLAL
- the LOC113050272 gene encoding vesicle-associated membrane protein-associated protein B-like isoform X1 translates to MARQEQVLLLEPQHELRFRGPFTDVVTATLKLANPTDRNVCFKVKTTAPRRYCVRPNSGVIDAGTSINVSVMLQPFDYDPNEKSKHKFMVQSLLAPPDMTDTEGVWKDAKPEDLMDSKLRCVFEMPSENEKTHEMESNKISSSLSKSESSTLSMKSMVSLDDGEVKKIMEECKRLQTEVQRLREENKQIRQEDDGLRMRKSTVMSAPHSSPAMRVKEEGLSTRVIALIVLFFVVGVIVGKLAL